The Styela clava chromosome 10, kaStyClav1.hap1.2, whole genome shotgun sequence genome window below encodes:
- the LOC120338259 gene encoding toll-like receptor 8 isoform X2, with protein sequence MNRLHLLLVTICCVQVSYCKYDCIENCACEIRQDLVIANCTGRNFTEVPQPEPKQKQVNVLYLQYNRITRLRTGDFSLFNKLKELHIQVNGIDTIEESAFDGLVKLEVLDISKNRISSIPESNMKTLSKNLKRLSVSMNSLMGMPLGLQNFTRLEYLDLSDNKFITDVPPDSLSKNLLKLDLHYTGIKNFRRDTFTGLTKLTTLLLNDNRASSSLKFEEGVFDNLVSLKHIDLSRCYCKKMSRNSFKALQNLTTLVMNNCWLTKPPIMARYKSGHGDIWLDSGLVTSTKPETTELTTSAPITSVTSQPSVGIWYNPKLTLLDLTNNPRMSIKPGGTRLPPSLTELRLGYTNIPLIDNDLFNETSSIQKLDLCHSKIRTIARDAFMKFQNVSEICLSGNPLDGAPRLPASLLTLNLSETKISNLTRIILKDLSNVLEANIRNGKIEWLGDYAFSNMTALRKLDLSENKIEILQENALYIGPMSPRAKRHIESAESKSVIYEINLSSNLLIKMKPGAFASHVQLQILDLQHNFMEALIPDMFQGLGNLRKLFMNDNLLIDVSPGTFTDSPNLEILHLEENNIEVLFDETFKGLDKLKELYLGSNKLMLVHSHIFPSLQYLDMSNNNLTEFPDLGGPKLEEIEMSYNVFEHIAADSLFNAKNLQILHLTHCSIDVINYTVFASTPSLKKIDLTDNYISEFPNVKMSALEILEMEENEIESIDNSLVDVAPKLQHFGLSYNKISYINPAVFYGMTTLKEIDLTGNNFECDCNLLPLVNWIKKHYDEVLDAYSYLCEGPEEHYAMPVLDVVSELNCDPTPKNEPHRAQIYIGTAVAVILLIILLLLLLWLIQRRSRAQRLRNENGDAMLNDNADEIKVVSEPGCCSQCKTWCFGMNDFRRERAHRGRIVSEERRDLMVTSPVTSPIDKEAPTEL encoded by the exons atgaatcgGTTGCATTTGTTACTCGTTACG ATTTGCTGTGTTCAAGTTTCCTATTGCAAATACGATTGCATTGAAAATTGTGCTTGTGAAATTCGCCAAGACCTCGTGATTGCTAACTGTACCGGTAGAAATTTCACAGAGGTTCCTCAGCCAGAACCAAAACAAAAACAG GTCAATGTACTGTATCTACAGTATAACAGAATCACAAGGCTGAGAACAGGagatttttctttgtttaataAGTTGAAAGAATTACATATTCAAGTAAATGGAATTGACACGATTGAAGAAAGCGCTTTTGACGGACTTGTAAA GTTAGAAGTTCtggatatttcaaaaaacagaaTTTCATCTATACCGGAATCCAACATGAAAACTTTATCTAAAAACTTGAAGCGATTATCCGTATCTATGAATTCTCTGATGGGAATGCCTTTAGGATTACAAAACTTCACACGACTCGAATATCTGGATTTATCAGATAACAAATTCATCACAGACGTGCCACCAG attcactttcaaaaaatttattgaaactagaCCTGCATTACACTGGAATCAAGAATTTCAGAAGAGACACATTTACCGGACTGACAA AGTTGACGACACTTTTGTTGAACGACAATAGAGCATCATCATCACTGAAATTCGAGGAAGGAGTTTTTGACAATCTTGTATCTTTAAAACATATTGATCTGTCTCGATGTTATTGCAAGAAAATGTCTCGCAATAGTTTCAAAGcccttcaaaatttaacaacgTTGGTCATGAACAATTGCTGGCTGACTAAGCCTCCTATAATGGCCAGATATAAAAGTGGTCATGGCG ACATCTGGTTGGACAGCGGACTTGTTACATCAACTAAACCGGAAACAACAGAACTTACAACATCGGCTCCAATAACCTCAGTTACATCACAACCTTCTGTAGGGATATGGTACAACCCGAAGCTGACTCTCCTGGATCTGACAAATAATCCTAGAATGTCGATAAAACCAGGAGGAACACGTTTACCACCATCTTTAACAGAACTTAGACTTGGATATACAAATATTCCGTTGATTGATAACGATCTTTTCAATGAGACATCGTCG attCAAAAGTTGGATTTATGTCATTCTAAAATCCGAACAATAGCAAGAGATGCATTCATGAAATTTCAGAATGTATCTGAGATTTGTTTATCTGGAAATCCACTCGATGGCGCTCCACGTCTTCCCGCTTCTTTGTTGACGCTCAATCTGAGTGAAACAAAAATCTCGAATCTCACAAGGATTATTTTAAAAGACTTAAGCAACGTGCTGGAGGCAAACATACGGAACGGGAAAATAGAATGGCTTGGGGATTACGCATTCAGCAATATGACGGCATTACGTAAATTAGatttatcagaaaataaaattgaaattttgcaaGAGAACGCTTTGTATATCGGTCCCATGTCACCTAGAGCAAAACGACATATAGAGTCAGCAGAATCGAAATCTGTTATCTACGAAATAAATTTATCTTcgaatttattgataaaaatgaaaccTGGCGCATTTGCATCACACGTACAACTTCAAATTCTCGATCTTCAACATAATTTCATGGAAGCTTTGATACCCGATATGTTTCAAGGTCTCGGCAATTTAAGAAAGCTTTTTATGAATGACAATTTGCTCATTGATGTCTCCCCTGGTACTTTTACTGATTCTCCAAATCTGGAG ATCTTACATCTCGAAGAAAACAATATAGAAGTTTTATTTGACGAGACTTTCAAAGGGTTGGATAAACTGAAGGAATTGTATCTTGGAAGCAACAAACTAATGTTGGTCCATTCGCACATATTTCCTTCTCTTCAGTACTTGGACATGTCAAATAACAATCTAACAGAATTTCCTGATCTTGGAGGTCCGAAGCTCGAGGAAATTGAAATGTCTTATAATGTTTTTGAACATATAGCGGCAGATTCATTGTTTAACgcaaaaaatcttcaaattttacATCTGACACATTGTAGCATTGATGTTATAAACTATACTGTTTTCGCCTCTACGCCGTCcctcaaaaaaattgatttaaccGACAACTACATATCAGAATTTCCGAACGTAAAAATGTCGGCGTTGGAGATACTGGAAATGGAAGAGAACGAAATTGAATCAATCGACAATAGCTTGGTAGATGTCGCTCCGAAATTGCAACACTTCGGTCTCAgttataataaaatatcataCATTAACCCCGCTGTGTTTTACGGAATGACGACGTTAAAAGAAATTGATTTGACTGGAAATAACTTTGAATGCGATTGTAATCTACTTCCATTGGTCAACTGGATAAAAAAGCATTATGACGAGGTTCTAGACGCTTACTCGTACTTATGCGAAGGCCCAGAAGAGCATTACGCAATGCCCGTTTTGGATGTAGTATCTGAACTGAACTGTGATCCGACGCCGAAAAACGAGCCACACCGTGCACAAATTTACATCGGCACTGCAGTGGCTGTAATTCTTCTCATAATCCTCCTATTGCTACTTTTATGGTTAATACAAAGACGATCAAGAGCGCAACGACTGAGAAACGAGAACGGAGATGCGATGTTGAACGACAATGCAGACGAAATAAAAGTGGTTTCAGAACCAGGGTGTTGTTCTCAATGTAAAACGTGGTGTTTTGGAATGAACGATTTCAGAAGGGAACGAGCGCACAGAGGACGAATAGTTTCAGAAGAAAGGCGCGATCTAATGGTTACGTCACCAGTGACGTCACCGATAGATAAAGAAGCACCAACTGAATTGTGA
- the LOC120338259 gene encoding toll-like receptor 8 isoform X1, with protein sequence MNRLHLLLVTICCVQVSYCKYDCIENCACEIRQDLVIANCTGRNFTEVPQPEPKQKQVNVLYLQYNRITRLRTGDFSLFNKLKELHIQVNGIDTIEESAFDGLVKLEVLDISKNRISSIPESNMKTLSKNLKRLSVSMNSLMGMPLGLQNFTRLEYLDLSDNKFITDVPPDSLSKNLLKLDLHYTGIKNFRRDTFTGLTKLTTLLLNDNRASSSLKFEEGVFDNLVSLKHIDLSRCYCKKMSRNSFKALQNLTTLVMNNCWLTKPPIMARYKSGHGADIWLDSGLVTSTKPETTELTTSAPITSVTSQPSVGIWYNPKLTLLDLTNNPRMSIKPGGTRLPPSLTELRLGYTNIPLIDNDLFNETSSIQKLDLCHSKIRTIARDAFMKFQNVSEICLSGNPLDGAPRLPASLLTLNLSETKISNLTRIILKDLSNVLEANIRNGKIEWLGDYAFSNMTALRKLDLSENKIEILQENALYIGPMSPRAKRHIESAESKSVIYEINLSSNLLIKMKPGAFASHVQLQILDLQHNFMEALIPDMFQGLGNLRKLFMNDNLLIDVSPGTFTDSPNLEILHLEENNIEVLFDETFKGLDKLKELYLGSNKLMLVHSHIFPSLQYLDMSNNNLTEFPDLGGPKLEEIEMSYNVFEHIAADSLFNAKNLQILHLTHCSIDVINYTVFASTPSLKKIDLTDNYISEFPNVKMSALEILEMEENEIESIDNSLVDVAPKLQHFGLSYNKISYINPAVFYGMTTLKEIDLTGNNFECDCNLLPLVNWIKKHYDEVLDAYSYLCEGPEEHYAMPVLDVVSELNCDPTPKNEPHRAQIYIGTAVAVILLIILLLLLLWLIQRRSRAQRLRNENGDAMLNDNADEIKVVSEPGCCSQCKTWCFGMNDFRRERAHRGRIVSEERRDLMVTSPVTSPIDKEAPTEL encoded by the exons atgaatcgGTTGCATTTGTTACTCGTTACG ATTTGCTGTGTTCAAGTTTCCTATTGCAAATACGATTGCATTGAAAATTGTGCTTGTGAAATTCGCCAAGACCTCGTGATTGCTAACTGTACCGGTAGAAATTTCACAGAGGTTCCTCAGCCAGAACCAAAACAAAAACAG GTCAATGTACTGTATCTACAGTATAACAGAATCACAAGGCTGAGAACAGGagatttttctttgtttaataAGTTGAAAGAATTACATATTCAAGTAAATGGAATTGACACGATTGAAGAAAGCGCTTTTGACGGACTTGTAAA GTTAGAAGTTCtggatatttcaaaaaacagaaTTTCATCTATACCGGAATCCAACATGAAAACTTTATCTAAAAACTTGAAGCGATTATCCGTATCTATGAATTCTCTGATGGGAATGCCTTTAGGATTACAAAACTTCACACGACTCGAATATCTGGATTTATCAGATAACAAATTCATCACAGACGTGCCACCAG attcactttcaaaaaatttattgaaactagaCCTGCATTACACTGGAATCAAGAATTTCAGAAGAGACACATTTACCGGACTGACAA AGTTGACGACACTTTTGTTGAACGACAATAGAGCATCATCATCACTGAAATTCGAGGAAGGAGTTTTTGACAATCTTGTATCTTTAAAACATATTGATCTGTCTCGATGTTATTGCAAGAAAATGTCTCGCAATAGTTTCAAAGcccttcaaaatttaacaacgTTGGTCATGAACAATTGCTGGCTGACTAAGCCTCCTATAATGGCCAGATATAAAAGTGGTCATGGCG CAGACATCTGGTTGGACAGCGGACTTGTTACATCAACTAAACCGGAAACAACAGAACTTACAACATCGGCTCCAATAACCTCAGTTACATCACAACCTTCTGTAGGGATATGGTACAACCCGAAGCTGACTCTCCTGGATCTGACAAATAATCCTAGAATGTCGATAAAACCAGGAGGAACACGTTTACCACCATCTTTAACAGAACTTAGACTTGGATATACAAATATTCCGTTGATTGATAACGATCTTTTCAATGAGACATCGTCG attCAAAAGTTGGATTTATGTCATTCTAAAATCCGAACAATAGCAAGAGATGCATTCATGAAATTTCAGAATGTATCTGAGATTTGTTTATCTGGAAATCCACTCGATGGCGCTCCACGTCTTCCCGCTTCTTTGTTGACGCTCAATCTGAGTGAAACAAAAATCTCGAATCTCACAAGGATTATTTTAAAAGACTTAAGCAACGTGCTGGAGGCAAACATACGGAACGGGAAAATAGAATGGCTTGGGGATTACGCATTCAGCAATATGACGGCATTACGTAAATTAGatttatcagaaaataaaattgaaattttgcaaGAGAACGCTTTGTATATCGGTCCCATGTCACCTAGAGCAAAACGACATATAGAGTCAGCAGAATCGAAATCTGTTATCTACGAAATAAATTTATCTTcgaatttattgataaaaatgaaaccTGGCGCATTTGCATCACACGTACAACTTCAAATTCTCGATCTTCAACATAATTTCATGGAAGCTTTGATACCCGATATGTTTCAAGGTCTCGGCAATTTAAGAAAGCTTTTTATGAATGACAATTTGCTCATTGATGTCTCCCCTGGTACTTTTACTGATTCTCCAAATCTGGAG ATCTTACATCTCGAAGAAAACAATATAGAAGTTTTATTTGACGAGACTTTCAAAGGGTTGGATAAACTGAAGGAATTGTATCTTGGAAGCAACAAACTAATGTTGGTCCATTCGCACATATTTCCTTCTCTTCAGTACTTGGACATGTCAAATAACAATCTAACAGAATTTCCTGATCTTGGAGGTCCGAAGCTCGAGGAAATTGAAATGTCTTATAATGTTTTTGAACATATAGCGGCAGATTCATTGTTTAACgcaaaaaatcttcaaattttacATCTGACACATTGTAGCATTGATGTTATAAACTATACTGTTTTCGCCTCTACGCCGTCcctcaaaaaaattgatttaaccGACAACTACATATCAGAATTTCCGAACGTAAAAATGTCGGCGTTGGAGATACTGGAAATGGAAGAGAACGAAATTGAATCAATCGACAATAGCTTGGTAGATGTCGCTCCGAAATTGCAACACTTCGGTCTCAgttataataaaatatcataCATTAACCCCGCTGTGTTTTACGGAATGACGACGTTAAAAGAAATTGATTTGACTGGAAATAACTTTGAATGCGATTGTAATCTACTTCCATTGGTCAACTGGATAAAAAAGCATTATGACGAGGTTCTAGACGCTTACTCGTACTTATGCGAAGGCCCAGAAGAGCATTACGCAATGCCCGTTTTGGATGTAGTATCTGAACTGAACTGTGATCCGACGCCGAAAAACGAGCCACACCGTGCACAAATTTACATCGGCACTGCAGTGGCTGTAATTCTTCTCATAATCCTCCTATTGCTACTTTTATGGTTAATACAAAGACGATCAAGAGCGCAACGACTGAGAAACGAGAACGGAGATGCGATGTTGAACGACAATGCAGACGAAATAAAAGTGGTTTCAGAACCAGGGTGTTGTTCTCAATGTAAAACGTGGTGTTTTGGAATGAACGATTTCAGAAGGGAACGAGCGCACAGAGGACGAATAGTTTCAGAAGAAAGGCGCGATCTAATGGTTACGTCACCAGTGACGTCACCGATAGATAAAGAAGCACCAACTGAATTGTGA